A single window of Leeuwenhoekiella sp. MAR_2009_132 DNA harbors:
- a CDS encoding alpha-L-arabinofuranosidase C-terminal domain-containing protein: protein MNKIYFLGSLIVTLFCMQPIQAQNSQANIQVKPTDDAPIISKHIYGHFAEHLGRSIYDGFYVGKESTIPNTDGVRNDLIEALKAIKIPNLRWPGGCFADTYHWMDGIGAQEDRPAIVNTWWGGVTEDNSFGTHNFLNLCEALGTEPYLAGNVGSGTVKELSDWVQYVNHNGTSPMADLRRENGRENPWEVTYWGVGNEMWGCGGNMTPEYYANLYRQYATFMSAWDNKAGLYRIASGANGSDYNWTEVLMKNIPKNLLEGVALHHYSVIDWNNKGSDVAFTEEQYFTTMKSALFMDELINKHVAIMDKYDPQNEIDLIVDEWGGWYEVQEGTNPGFLYQQNTMRDAMIAGASLNIFNNHSNRVKMANLAQTVNVLQAVALTKGDQMILTPTYYVLKMYTVHHDATLLPIELKTPDYTLNGDKLPAISASASKDAAGKTHISLVNIDAKKENMVTVDLSKLNIKDFTATILSSDKLQDHNSFDNPNKIQPKSFNDFKFKKGVLEIKIPAFSIVVLEGN, encoded by the coding sequence ACCTTGGGCGTTCCATATATGATGGTTTTTATGTGGGTAAAGAAAGTACTATACCCAATACAGATGGGGTTCGAAATGATTTGATTGAAGCGTTGAAAGCGATTAAAATACCCAATTTACGCTGGCCCGGAGGCTGCTTTGCGGATACCTATCACTGGATGGATGGGATAGGAGCACAAGAAGACAGACCCGCAATCGTTAATACATGGTGGGGAGGTGTTACCGAAGATAACAGCTTTGGAACTCATAATTTTTTAAATCTCTGTGAGGCTTTAGGTACAGAACCTTATTTAGCAGGAAACGTAGGTAGTGGTACGGTTAAGGAATTGTCAGATTGGGTACAATATGTAAACCATAATGGTACAAGCCCCATGGCCGATTTAAGACGCGAAAATGGTCGAGAAAATCCCTGGGAAGTTACCTATTGGGGAGTGGGTAATGAAATGTGGGGATGTGGCGGCAACATGACGCCAGAGTATTATGCTAATTTATATAGACAGTACGCCACCTTTATGAGTGCCTGGGATAATAAGGCCGGTTTATATCGCATTGCTTCAGGGGCTAATGGGTCAGATTATAACTGGACCGAAGTATTGATGAAGAATATCCCTAAAAATTTACTTGAAGGAGTTGCCTTGCATCATTATTCTGTAATCGATTGGAATAACAAAGGGTCTGATGTTGCCTTTACCGAAGAACAATACTTTACAACAATGAAATCTGCTCTGTTTATGGATGAGTTGATTAATAAGCACGTAGCCATCATGGATAAATATGATCCCCAGAATGAGATCGACCTTATTGTTGATGAGTGGGGAGGTTGGTATGAGGTACAGGAAGGTACAAATCCCGGTTTTTTATATCAGCAAAATACGATGCGTGATGCGATGATTGCAGGGGCTAGCCTCAATATATTTAACAACCATAGCAACCGTGTAAAAATGGCAAATCTTGCGCAAACGGTTAATGTGCTTCAGGCGGTGGCACTTACCAAAGGAGATCAGATGATTTTAACGCCTACTTATTATGTATTAAAAATGTACACGGTACACCATGATGCCACGCTTTTACCTATAGAATTAAAGACGCCAGACTACACATTAAACGGAGATAAACTGCCTGCTATATCTGCTTCAGCTTCTAAAGATGCTGCAGGTAAAACACATATTTCTTTGGTAAATATTGATGCTAAAAAAGAAAACATGGTTACTGTAGATTTAAGCAAATTGAATATTAAAGACTTTACGGCTACCATTTTGAGTTCAGACAAACTACAGGATCATAATTCATTTGATAACCCGAATAAAATTCAACCTAAAAGTTTTAATGATTTTAAATTTAAAAAGGGGGTATTAGAGATAAAAATACCAGCATTTTCAATAGTTGTTCTTGAAGGTAACTAA
- a CDS encoding glycoside hydrolase family 127 protein, which produces MHFINMKIFLFGLLLASSSTLLGQQHIELFSLNQVSVTTGIFKEAALTDFKYIQQLNPDRLLAPFLREAGLEPKAESYTNWENTGLDGHTLGHYISALAMYYTSTGDIKAKELLDYTLSELNKVQKANGNGYIGGIPGSAILWAEIKTGKINAGSFSLNEKWVPLYNIHKTFNGLKDAWIHAEIPLAKTMLLELTDWFIEITRDLSEAQIQDMLRSEHGGLNEVFAEIYSITKDKKYLKLAEDFSQKSVLEPLAANEDILTGMHANTQIPKFIGFERISQLGGAKHYHEAASNFYKNVTQKRSLSIGGNSVREHFNPIADFSEILSSEQGPETCNTYNMLKLSKLLFEDTADEAYIDFYERGLYNHILSSQNPDGGFVYFTPMRPGHYRVYSQPETSFWCCVGSGMENHTKYNELIYVKKKDALYVNLFIPSEVKWEEKNAKLIQKTNFPEEAITELIWQSRKKTKATVHLRYPEWVNAGALKVYINGKLQDITASPGSYIPLERNWKNCDKITMELPMHLSLEEIPDQSGYVSVKYGPIVLAAITGDDNQEGMFADDSRGGHIADGPFLPLTEAPMFVLESGSSILDQLKPIAGKPLEFKNGGLFYPEKFKNLTLQPFYQIHEKRYSIYFKQETPQGLKAIQQKLEEQQRIEAHLRAITVDYIVPGEQQSESDHHIEFERSNTGVHKNKHWRDAEGWFAYDLENKDLKAKSLRITYYGNDEDREFNILVNGELLTTTVLNGEEEDIFINVDYKIPDTVLTMGKVINVRFEAISPHKTAGIYGVRLIKNTP; this is translated from the coding sequence ATGCATTTTATTAATATGAAAATTTTTCTCTTCGGTCTTCTGCTCGCTAGTTCGTCTACTTTGTTAGGGCAACAGCATATAGAATTATTTTCATTAAATCAGGTTTCGGTAACTACAGGCATTTTTAAAGAAGCAGCACTTACCGATTTTAAATATATACAGCAGCTCAATCCAGATCGACTATTAGCTCCGTTTCTACGAGAGGCAGGACTTGAACCTAAAGCTGAATCGTATACTAATTGGGAAAATACGGGTCTTGATGGGCATACCTTAGGGCATTATATTTCTGCATTAGCTATGTATTATACGTCAACCGGAGATATAAAAGCCAAAGAACTGCTTGATTATACTTTGTCTGAATTAAATAAGGTTCAGAAAGCAAATGGAAATGGCTACATAGGCGGAATTCCCGGTAGTGCTATACTTTGGGCTGAGATTAAAACCGGAAAAATTAACGCAGGAAGTTTCAGCCTAAATGAGAAATGGGTGCCGCTTTACAACATTCATAAGACGTTTAACGGTCTCAAAGATGCCTGGATTCATGCAGAAATACCGTTGGCAAAAACGATGTTACTCGAGTTAACAGATTGGTTTATTGAAATCACAAGAGACTTAAGTGAGGCTCAAATACAAGATATGCTTCGGTCTGAGCACGGCGGCCTTAATGAGGTTTTTGCTGAGATTTACAGCATAACTAAGGATAAAAAATATTTAAAACTAGCGGAAGATTTTTCGCAGAAATCAGTGTTAGAACCTTTAGCGGCAAACGAGGATATTCTCACGGGAATGCATGCCAATACACAGATTCCAAAATTTATTGGTTTTGAACGCATCAGTCAGTTAGGAGGCGCTAAGCACTACCATGAAGCAGCGTCAAATTTTTATAAAAATGTAACCCAAAAGCGTTCATTAAGTATAGGAGGTAATAGTGTGCGTGAGCATTTTAACCCCATAGCAGATTTTTCTGAAATCTTAAGCAGCGAGCAAGGTCCTGAAACCTGCAATACCTACAATATGCTCAAGTTGAGTAAACTGCTTTTTGAAGATACTGCTGATGAGGCTTATATCGATTTTTACGAGCGCGGCTTGTATAATCACATTCTTTCTTCTCAAAATCCTGATGGTGGTTTTGTCTATTTTACCCCGATGCGTCCCGGGCATTACCGGGTGTATTCGCAACCCGAAACTAGCTTTTGGTGCTGTGTGGGATCGGGAATGGAAAATCATACCAAGTACAACGAACTTATTTATGTTAAAAAGAAAGATGCTCTGTATGTGAATTTATTCATTCCGTCAGAAGTGAAGTGGGAAGAGAAAAATGCAAAGCTTATACAAAAAACTAATTTTCCTGAAGAAGCGATAACAGAATTGATTTGGCAAAGCCGAAAGAAAACAAAAGCAACGGTGCACTTGAGATATCCAGAATGGGTAAATGCAGGAGCATTGAAGGTGTATATAAACGGAAAACTTCAGGATATTACTGCAAGTCCGGGGTCTTACATTCCGCTTGAGCGTAACTGGAAAAATTGTGATAAAATTACTATGGAATTGCCTATGCATTTAAGTTTGGAAGAAATTCCAGATCAATCGGGTTATGTTTCGGTAAAATATGGCCCTATAGTACTTGCAGCGATTACCGGTGATGATAATCAGGAGGGTATGTTTGCAGATGACAGTAGAGGAGGTCATATAGCAGATGGGCCTTTTTTACCGCTAACGGAAGCTCCTATGTTTGTTTTAGAATCTGGAAGTTCAATTCTAGATCAGTTAAAACCGATTGCAGGTAAACCTCTAGAATTTAAAAACGGGGGTTTATTTTATCCTGAAAAATTTAAAAACCTTACCCTTCAGCCATTTTATCAAATACACGAGAAACGGTATTCAATTTATTTTAAACAAGAAACCCCTCAAGGTTTAAAAGCTATACAGCAAAAATTAGAAGAGCAACAAAGGATAGAAGCTCATTTGCGTGCAATTACGGTAGATTATATAGTCCCGGGCGAGCAGCAATCTGAGTCAGATCATCATATTGAATTTGAGCGATCAAATACCGGAGTTCATAAAAATAAGCATTGGCGCGATGCTGAAGGCTGGTTTGCTTATGATTTAGAGAACAAGGATTTAAAGGCAAAATCCTTACGCATAACTTATTATGGTAATGATGAAGATCGTGAATTTAATATTTTAGTTAATGGAGAATTGCTCACTACCACAGTTTTAAATGGTGAAGAAGAGGATATATTTATAAATGTAGATTACAAAATTCCAGATACAGTTTTAACGATGGGGAAGGTCATAAACGTTCGTTTTGAGGCAATATCCCCTCATAAAACAGCTGGTATTTATGGAGTTCGTTTAATTAAAAATACTCCTTAA
- a CDS encoding glycoside hydrolase family 43 protein, whose translation MSRTLYVGMLVLALVSFKTRAQEVNVERGIQLFEDLEQSYNNPIITDKYTADPAALVYDGKVYIYAGHDQAPDNEERYIMNEWLVYSSDDMVNWQEHPVPLKPTDFKWARGDAWAAQVIEKEGKFYWYVTVQHDELNYGKAIGVAVADSPLGPFKDALGEALITNDMTTQVDISWDDIDPTIFIDDDGTPYLYWGNQVCKYVKLKDNMIEIDGPIHAVDLPKFTEAPYIHKRGDWYYLSYAYDFPEKIAYAMSKSLNGPWEFKGIINEVAGNSNTNHQSIIEYKDTWYFIYHNGSIPTHGSSFHRSVCVDRLYYNEDGTIKPIVMTSEGIQLKE comes from the coding sequence ATGAGTAGAACATTGTATGTAGGAATGCTAGTACTGGCATTAGTTTCTTTTAAAACTAGAGCTCAAGAAGTTAATGTTGAACGTGGGATTCAACTTTTTGAAGATTTAGAGCAGTCATACAATAATCCTATAATAACAGATAAATACACGGCAGATCCTGCAGCATTAGTTTACGATGGTAAGGTATATATTTATGCCGGTCACGACCAGGCTCCTGATAATGAAGAACGCTATATTATGAATGAGTGGCTTGTTTATTCTTCTGATGACATGGTCAATTGGCAGGAGCACCCTGTACCCTTAAAGCCTACAGATTTTAAATGGGCACGAGGCGATGCGTGGGCTGCACAGGTTATCGAAAAAGAGGGTAAATTTTATTGGTATGTCACCGTACAACACGACGAGTTAAATTATGGTAAAGCCATAGGTGTTGCCGTTGCAGACTCTCCGTTAGGTCCTTTTAAAGATGCATTAGGGGAGGCATTAATTACAAATGATATGACTACTCAGGTCGATATTAGTTGGGACGACATAGACCCTACGATATTTATTGATGATGATGGTACACCTTATTTATACTGGGGAAATCAGGTTTGTAAATATGTAAAACTAAAAGATAATATGATTGAGATTGATGGTCCTATTCACGCAGTTGACCTTCCAAAATTTACCGAAGCTCCTTACATCCATAAGCGTGGGGATTGGTATTATCTGTCCTATGCTTACGATTTCCCCGAAAAGATAGCTTATGCAATGTCCAAATCGCTTAACGGGCCCTGGGAATTTAAAGGGATTATTAACGAAGTTGCGGGCAATAGCAATACCAACCATCAATCTATTATTGAGTATAAAGATACCTGGTATTTTATTTATCACAACGGAAGCATACCTACCCACGGCAGTAGTTTTCACCGTTCGGTTTGTGTAGATCGGTTATATTATAATGAAGATGGAACAATAAAACCCATTGTAATGACTTCAGAAGGTATTCAACTCAAAGAGTAA